The genomic interval TTGAAGTAGCTCCACGTATGGGGATGGCCGATGCAATTTGTGACTTGGTTTCAACCGGCCAAACTCTAGAGGACAATAAACTTTTGGAAGTGGATACGCTCCTGCAAAGCCAAGCAGTATTAATTCAAGGCGGAAAAAAAAGCGCACCCCTATTCCAAGATTTATTTGCAATGCTCGCTCGAAGAATACTCGCAGTACAACAGGCCCAAGAACGAAAATATATTGTTTTTCATGCCCCAAAATCTGCTCTTGAAGCAATAGCTGAAAAATTACCGGGAGCTGAAGCGCCCACTATTTTGCCTTTACCGGGCAACATCAATAAAGTCGCGGTTCATGTTGTTTCTAGCGAGCGGATTTTTTGGAACACATTGGAAACCATTCAAACACTGGGAGCCAGTTCTATATTGGTTTTACCCATAGAGAAAATGTTGGAGTAACTACATGTTAACAATTAAAAACTGGCAATCTCTAACTCAAACTGAAAAATTGCAATGTCTTACCCGACCCATGCAAATCTCTTCGGTAAAAAAACAGGTACAACAAATTATAAAAGAGGTTCAATCCTTTGGCGATAAAGCATTGCTTGCACTTACAGAGCAATTTGACAGAGTTCGCCTAGAAAGTCTCCAGGTTCCACAACAACAAATAAAAAATGCCTGCATCAGTTCTCAAACTTTAAATGCTCTTAATGAAGCAATAAAAAACATCACGAATTATCATCAAGCACTATTACCAGAGAATAAAAAAATAAATACCGCTAAAGGAGTAGATATTTATAGCACATATAGACCGATTCAACGTGTAGGATTATATGTCCCTGGCGGCAATAAAACTCCTTTAATTTCTTCATTGCTCATGCAAGCAATCCCTGCGAAAGTTGCCGGTTGTCCCGTGAAGATATTATGTACCCCACCTAATAATAAAGGTTCTATTAATGAACATCTACTTGTTGCCGCACGGTTATGTGGCATTGAGACTGTTTATGCTGTAGGTGGTGCACAAGCAATTGCAGCCATGGCTTATGGGTCTGAAAGCATTGTCAAAGTTGATAAAATCTTTGGTCCAGGAAACAGTTATGTTACAGAAGCAAAAACGCTGGTTTCATCCGATCCTAATGGTGCTGCTATTGATATGCCCGCAGGACCTTCTGAGGTCATGATCATCATCGATAATAAAGCAAATCCTGCTTTTGTTGCAGCAGATTTATTGGCACAAGCAGAACATGGAATTGATTCACAAGTTCTTTTAATTTGCGAAAACCAAAAGCAGGCAGAACAGGTAAATCAACAACTAAAAGAACAATTAAAGGCCTTATCAAGAACACAAATCATACACCAATCATTGGCAAACAGTATGATCATTGTATGCCCTGAAAAGGAAGAGCAAGTGGGTATCATTAACACCTATGCCCCAGAACATTTAATTATAAACCGTGATGATGCAGAGTTATGGCTCGATTCAATCAATGCTGTAGGTACCGTATTCATTGGTCCTTGGGCTGCAGAAACTCTTGGTGATTATGTAACAGGATCAAATCATGTTTTGCCAACCAATGGTTTTGCTCGAAATCATAATGGATTAAGCACACTTGATTTTCTCACTTGTTTTAATGTGCAATCCATTAATCAAGAGGGAATCAAACGTATAGGTCCCGCAGCAATCACTTTAGCACACATTGAAGGATTGGATGCTCATGCACAGGCAGTAGCAATCAGACTGAACTCACTGGAGGCTTAAATGTCCGTACTTAACTTAATACGCCCTGAACTATTAAACAACCAAGCTTACATCACGATTAGTGGCCAAATTAATCATCGGCTACACGCTAATGAGCTTCCCTGGTCTGCATTAAATATGGAGATTGATTTAAATTTTTATCCTGAAAAAATGGTACAACAACCACTACTGGAACAATTGGTAAAGCTGTATCAAGTAAACGCCAATCAACTTGTTTTGACTCGTGGATCGGATGATGGAATTGATTTAATCACTCGTTTGTTTTTAAGGGCGGGACAAGATGCTTGTATGCAATTTTCACCTACCTTCGCTATGTATTCATTTTATGCTCATTTACAACAGGCTCAATTGATTGACTGTCCTTTAGATCCCTTGAGCTGCTTTGAGATTTCAGAGGAAAAGATGCGTAATTGTTGGCAAAAAAATTGTAAAATGATTATCTTGTGTAATCCCAATAACCCCACCGGCAATTTAATCAGTATCGATCGTATTGCAGCTTTATGCGAAGAATACAAAGACCGCTCCATGATTGTTGTCGATGAGGCATATATAGAGTTTACACAGAATCAAAGTGCAACTTGCCTCATTCCCCACTACGATAATTTAATCGTCCTGAGAACTTTATCCAAAGCCTACGGGCTTGCGAATCTTCGCTTAGGGAGCATTTTAGCTCAAGCAGAGGTTATCCAATTATTAAATAAAATAATCTCGCCTTTTCCCCTTTCTACTGTTGTAATTAATCTAGCCCTAAAAGCTTTGGCAAATCCAGAATGGTTTTCTGAATCAATTAACAAGATTGCGAAAGCTCGTATTCAATTGACTCAAGAATTAAAACTATGTCCTCTTATCGAGAAGGTTTATCCCAGCTCGACCAATTTTATTCTCATTAAAACGGTGTATGCACCCGAACTCGTTACCTGGTTTGGTTCTCATGGTATCGCAGTTAAAAATTTTTCCCCACATTCCTCTTTATATGATCATTTACGTATCACCGTAGGTAATGAAGCGCAGAATAGTATTTTTCTGAATGCCTTATTTTCCTTTCAACCTAATTCATCCTCAGAGGGATGCAAATGAACCATAATGTTTTAGGATTTAAAAATGCAAAAAATTTTATTTATTGATCGTGACGGAACTTTAATTGAAGAACCGTATGATTTTCAGGTTGATTCATTGGATAAAATCAAACTTACATCTGGAGTAATTCCCTCTTTATTGCAACTACAGAAAGAAGGATTTCGTTTTATTATGGTGAGTAATCAAAATGGTATAGGTACGACTTCATTCCCCGAGGATGCTTTTTTAATGTGCCATGAATTTACTTTGGATCTCTTTTCTTCACAGGGTATTTATTTTGATGAAATTTTTATTTGCCCACATATGCCCGAAGATAATTGTTTATGTCGAAAACCTAAAACCGGTTTATTAGATCAATTTATGAAAGAGACAATAATTGATAAAACCTCTTCTTGGGTTATTGGTGACCGAGAAACGGATCGTCTATTAGCAGATAATTTAGGGATAAAGTTTTTACCCATCAATAAAGAGCATGGGTGGAAGCAAACTACGAACACGATACTTAATAAGAAACGTACTGGATTTATCCGAAGAACAACTCAAGAAACAACAATAGAATTATCGGTGTTATTGGATTCAGACCAAATAAGCGCTATCAACACCCCTATACCTTTTTTTAACCATATGCTTGAACAAGTAGCAAAACACGGTGGATTTAATCTGGATTTAAACGGCAATGGAGATGTAGAGGTTGACGATCATCATTTAATCGAGGACACCGCTATTGCTTTAGGTGAAGCACTGAAAGAGGCTCTTGGAAACAAATGGGGTATTAATCGTTATGGTTTTACTGTGCCTATGGATGAATCCCTCGCCTCTATCGCAATAGATATAGGGGGCAGAGGTTTTTGCGTGTTCCAAGGACAATTCACTCGTGAGTTTGTTGGCGGTATGGCTACAGAAATGGTACCGCATTTTTTTAATTCACTCGCCAACGCTTTAGGAGCGACAATTCACATTGAAGTTAGTGGTAAAAATAATCACCATATGATCGAAGCCTGCTTTAAATCATTGGGTAGAGCCCTAGGCCAAGCATGCGCAAAAACAACTAATTTTTTACCATCGACGAAGGGGGTTTTATGATTGCCATTATTGATGTAAGTGGAACCAATCTGACCTCCTTAGCGAATGCATTACTAAGATTAGGATTTAATTATCAACTCACCCATGATGCTCAAGAAATACGCAATGCAAGCCATGTAATTCTTCCAGGTGTAGGTACGGCCACCTATGGAATGAATGCGCTGCGACAATATGGCTTGGTGGACGTTCTTACTTCATTAGAACAACCCCTATTAGGCATATGTCTAGGCATGCAATTATTACTTGAAAATAGCGAAGAAGGAAACGTGCCATGCTTGGGACTTATTCCAGGACAAGTACAACGCCTGCCTCGAAAAAAAGGCTATCCAGTACCGCACATGGGTTGGAATCAATTGCAATGGTGTAAAAATACTTCCTTACAGATTGGGTTAAACGAAACTAATTATGTTTATTTTGTGCATAGTTATGCACTTTACGCTACTGAACATGCTTTGGCATATTGTGAATATAATGAATCGTTTACCGCCATTATCCAAAAGGATAACATTTGGGGGATGCAGTTTCATCCAGAAAAATCAGCAGACGCCGGAATGACGTTACTTAAAAATTTTTGCAGTACTTAAAAGTAAATTAAAGCTTATTATTACCGGAGGATGTATGATTCTTATTCCAGCAATTGACTTACAAGCAGGCCGTTGTGTGCGCTTACGACAAGGGGAGTTTGATAAGGTCACTCAATTTGATATGCTCCCCATAGATCGCGCATCTTATTTTGCCGAATTAGGAGCAAAACGATTACATGTTGTTGATTTAGATGGAGCTAAAATTGGAACCATGCAACAGCTACCATTAATTTGCGCGATGCAAAATACAGGAATTACCGTACAAGCAGGTGGTGGAATTCGTTCTTTAGAACAAGCAAGAACCTGTTTTTCTGCAGGAATATCATTTTTGGTTTTAGGAAGTATAGCGATTATCAACCCTACCTTAACCACCCAAATTATTAATGAAATTAGCCCGCAAAATATTATCCTTGCTCTCGATATTCGCATGGAAAACAAAATCCCTCTACCCGCCACTCATGGTTGGCAAACTACTTCAACTATGAATTTATGGGAAGTTGTTTCTTTTTATCAACAATTGGGTATTACGCAAATACTATGTACCGACATTGCCTATGACGGTATGATGCAAGGACCAAATTTTGATCTTTACCAAGAAGCAGTAGAACGTTTTCCCAATATTGCTTGGCAGGCTTCTGGAGGCATTCGTCATCAAGATGATATCAACAGACTGCAGAAACTAGGCATTAAAGCAGCTATCTTAGGATTGACGATGTATCAAGATGTTTTTAACTTGAAATCAATATTATCAAGCCCTGTTACACCGATGGAATAAAGCTAAAATCCATTTTATTATAAAGAGTCTCAATTATGTTAACGAAACGAATTATTCCCTGTCTTGATGTACGCGAGGATCAAGTCGTCAAAGGAATCCAATTTCGCAATCATCAAATTGTTGGTAATATTCTCGATCTCGCAGCCGAATATTCTGCATCTGGAGCAGACGAGCTGGTTTTTTATGATATTACTGCAAGTTCCGAACAACGTTCTGTTTGTCCTAAATGGGTGCATCAGGTTGCAGCAATAATAAACATTCCATTTACGGTGGCAGGTGGAATTCGCTCTCTTGATCAGGCAAAATCGCTACTAAATGCTGGAGCCGATAAAATATCCATAAATAGCCCAGCGCTAGAATCACCTCATTTAATTAATGACTTATGCCGCAATTATGGGAGTCAATGTGTCGTTATTGGAATTGATAGTCAATGGATAAATGATGATTATTATGTTTATCAATACACAGGGGATGAAAAAAGAACAATTAATTCCAAACGTAAAACAAGTGAGTGGATTAAAGAGGTTCAAGATAGAGGTGCTGGAGAAATTGTATTAAATTGCATGCAAGCTGATGGCGTGCGTATGGGGTATGACTTACCTCAGCTACAAGCGATGCGGGCTTTATGTGAGATACCCTTAATTGCATCAGGGGGAGCAGGAGCAATAAATGATTTTAAGCAAGTTTTTCTTAAAACCCACGTAGACGGCGCTTTGGCTGCAAGTGTATTTCACAACAAGATTTTAACAATTAACGATATTAAATTAGCATTAAAAAAAGAAAATATTGAGGTGCGATTATGAATCATATGGAAATTAACGCTTTGGATTGGAAAAAAATGAATGGCTTGTTACCTGCCATTATCCAAAATGCAGAAAATGGTAATGTCTTGATGTTAGGTTACATGAACCAAGAAGCCTTAATTGCGACATTAACGACTGGTCAGCTTAATCTATACAGTCGAAGCCGCAAACGATTATGGCGTAAAGGAGAAACTTCAGGTAACAGCATGTCGGTACAACATATCAGCGTCGATTGTGATAATGACAGCTTACTAATTCAAGTTTTACCTAAAGGCCCTGCTTGCCATTTAGGATATACTAGTTGCTTTCAACCTCCAAATAACACAAGCCTTGGTTTTATACACGAACTTATAGAGCTTATCAATGAGCGTGCTGAATCGCAAAATGAACACAGTTATACAGCACGATTATTAGAATCTGGCCTAAGTAAATGTGCTCAAAAAGTAGGCGAAGAAGCGGTGGAAACAGTCATTGCCGCGGTAAATAATGATCGTGAAGAATTAGTGAATGAATCTGCCGATTTAATCTTTCACTTATTCGTTTTATTAAAGGCTTGTGAGTTAAGTTTTTATGATGTTTTACAATGCTTACAAGACAGAAATGCAACCGTGCATAGCTAATGATCCATGTAGAGAGGCCGGTAAGGGGTGAAGTTTTAAGGCCCATGCTGACTTTTCAAAGCACAACTCATCCGCTTCAGGCAACGGCGTCAACTTTTTCTAAAGTTGACGCCGTTGCCTGAATTCCCTAATCTGAAAAATATTACACCACTGCCAACAAAACTGCTGTCAGATAATTTCCTTCTGGAAATGAAGCTAATGTAGGATGGCAACTTGCCGGACCGTAGACACCTAAGATCCGTGCTTGTTTTCCCACAGCTATTGCTTGTGCACTCACCAAAGAACAAAACTCTTGGGATGAAAGCGCTGCGGAGCAATTACAGGTCATTAATAAGCTCCCTTCCTTCATGTGCTTAAATACCTCACGATGTAAAAACCGATAATAATTTTTTGCCCGTTGTAAATGCTGTTGAGAAGGA from Legionella sainthelensi carries:
- the hisD gene encoding histidinol dehydrogenase, with the protein product MLTIKNWQSLTQTEKLQCLTRPMQISSVKKQVQQIIKEVQSFGDKALLALTEQFDRVRLESLQVPQQQIKNACISSQTLNALNEAIKNITNYHQALLPENKKINTAKGVDIYSTYRPIQRVGLYVPGGNKTPLISSLLMQAIPAKVAGCPVKILCTPPNNKGSINEHLLVAARLCGIETVYAVGGAQAIAAMAYGSESIVKVDKIFGPGNSYVTEAKTLVSSDPNGAAIDMPAGPSEVMIIIDNKANPAFVAADLLAQAEHGIDSQVLLICENQKQAEQVNQQLKEQLKALSRTQIIHQSLANSMIIVCPEKEEQVGIINTYAPEHLIINRDDAELWLDSINAVGTVFIGPWAAETLGDYVTGSNHVLPTNGFARNHNGLSTLDFLTCFNVQSINQEGIKRIGPAAITLAHIEGLDAHAQAVAIRLNSLEA
- the hisC gene encoding histidinol-phosphate transaminase — its product is MSVLNLIRPELLNNQAYITISGQINHRLHANELPWSALNMEIDLNFYPEKMVQQPLLEQLVKLYQVNANQLVLTRGSDDGIDLITRLFLRAGQDACMQFSPTFAMYSFYAHLQQAQLIDCPLDPLSCFEISEEKMRNCWQKNCKMIILCNPNNPTGNLISIDRIAALCEEYKDRSMIVVDEAYIEFTQNQSATCLIPHYDNLIVLRTLSKAYGLANLRLGSILAQAEVIQLLNKIISPFPLSTVVINLALKALANPEWFSESINKIAKARIQLTQELKLCPLIEKVYPSSTNFILIKTVYAPELVTWFGSHGIAVKNFSPHSSLYDHLRITVGNEAQNSIFLNALFSFQPNSSSEGCK
- the hisB gene encoding bifunctional histidinol-phosphatase/imidazoleglycerol-phosphate dehydratase HisB; this encodes MQKILFIDRDGTLIEEPYDFQVDSLDKIKLTSGVIPSLLQLQKEGFRFIMVSNQNGIGTTSFPEDAFLMCHEFTLDLFSSQGIYFDEIFICPHMPEDNCLCRKPKTGLLDQFMKETIIDKTSSWVIGDRETDRLLADNLGIKFLPINKEHGWKQTTNTILNKKRTGFIRRTTQETTIELSVLLDSDQISAINTPIPFFNHMLEQVAKHGGFNLDLNGNGDVEVDDHHLIEDTAIALGEALKEALGNKWGINRYGFTVPMDESLASIAIDIGGRGFCVFQGQFTREFVGGMATEMVPHFFNSLANALGATIHIEVSGKNNHHMIEACFKSLGRALGQACAKTTNFLPSTKGVL
- the hisH gene encoding imidazole glycerol phosphate synthase subunit HisH yields the protein MIAIIDVSGTNLTSLANALLRLGFNYQLTHDAQEIRNASHVILPGVGTATYGMNALRQYGLVDVLTSLEQPLLGICLGMQLLLENSEEGNVPCLGLIPGQVQRLPRKKGYPVPHMGWNQLQWCKNTSLQIGLNETNYVYFVHSYALYATEHALAYCEYNESFTAIIQKDNIWGMQFHPEKSADAGMTLLKNFCST
- a CDS encoding 1-(5-phosphoribosyl)-5-[(5-phosphoribosylamino)methylideneamino] imidazole-4-carboxamide isomerase is translated as MILIPAIDLQAGRCVRLRQGEFDKVTQFDMLPIDRASYFAELGAKRLHVVDLDGAKIGTMQQLPLICAMQNTGITVQAGGGIRSLEQARTCFSAGISFLVLGSIAIINPTLTTQIINEISPQNIILALDIRMENKIPLPATHGWQTTSTMNLWEVVSFYQQLGITQILCTDIAYDGMMQGPNFDLYQEAVERFPNIAWQASGGIRHQDDINRLQKLGIKAAILGLTMYQDVFNLKSILSSPVTPME
- the hisF gene encoding imidazole glycerol phosphate synthase subunit HisF, coding for MLTKRIIPCLDVREDQVVKGIQFRNHQIVGNILDLAAEYSASGADELVFYDITASSEQRSVCPKWVHQVAAIINIPFTVAGGIRSLDQAKSLLNAGADKISINSPALESPHLINDLCRNYGSQCVVIGIDSQWINDDYYVYQYTGDEKRTINSKRKTSEWIKEVQDRGAGEIVLNCMQADGVRMGYDLPQLQAMRALCEIPLIASGGAGAINDFKQVFLKTHVDGALAASVFHNKILTINDIKLALKKENIEVRL
- the hisIE gene encoding bifunctional phosphoribosyl-AMP cyclohydrolase/phosphoribosyl-ATP diphosphatase HisIE, translated to MNHMEINALDWKKMNGLLPAIIQNAENGNVLMLGYMNQEALIATLTTGQLNLYSRSRKRLWRKGETSGNSMSVQHISVDCDNDSLLIQVLPKGPACHLGYTSCFQPPNNTSLGFIHELIELINERAESQNEHSYTARLLESGLSKCAQKVGEEAVETVIAAVNNDREELVNESADLIFHLFVLLKACELSFYDVLQCLQDRNATVHS